Part of the Labilibaculum antarcticum genome, AATCATGATTAAAATTATCGTCAGTAGTTACATCTCCAGTAAAAATATCACCAGTCCAATCAAAACCTGCACCAACACCAGCGAAATCGTACTCAACTACTTCCCATGTGTTATCTGCTTGAATAGTATAGGTCAATTCTACACCTGTTTGCCATGCATTACCACCACGATCGGTATTTTCAAGTTTAAGCAATACAACATCGCCGGCTTTACCATACACTTTTAATTTAAATACAGATTGCAAACGAAGATCAAATCTAAAACCCGCAGATAATTTTAGATTAGCATTTGCCCATTCATTATTTTCTTTAGAATAAAATGCAACTTTGCTACTTCTATTAGGATAAATTGCATCAGGATTATCTACAATATTCAAAGCACAATTTTCTCCCAGTACAGGTGCTAATTCAACCTCAGAGAAGTCGTTATACATCACCATTTCATCCAAAATAAACTCTACGTAATCAGGATGATGCTCAGCAACGTCAACTATTTGTGATGTAGTAAAATCACCAGCTGAAGACATAACCACTACCGTTACATTATAAGCACCTTTGCGCATATAGGTGTGCTCAATTGAAGCGGTATAATCTCCTTCTTCCATAACAGCAGAACCATCACCAAAATCAACAGTATATCCACTAACAGAATTGCCTGCAGGAATTACGACATCAGCTAAGCTTGCAACATAAACATTTGGACCAGTACCAGCTTCTACACTGGCAGAAAAAGTCACAGTCGGTTTTACGTAGCCCTCTGGAATAAAAGTCAATGCCTGAGCAAACCCTTCTCCTCCTTTAAAGTATAAGGTCAAACTGTTTTCAGTAATTTCCACGATTTCATATTTACCATCTACAGCCCTACAATCCCACATTGGGAAAAGAGGT contains:
- a CDS encoding PKD domain-containing protein — its product is MKKILYFILLLVVAVSCTPDEYSTPENLMAEDLSFTITPGDDAFTYVLTNTSNVTAIVKWDLGNGVKKEGDEVQVSYPLPGDYTIIMTVITKGGSTSISKVQVTTETNYAIFTDPKIINLTGGTEALNGKTWVLDSLANGHVGIGPTYANPYEWLSLGAVPNSKSASGMYDDKITFNINGFLFKYDNNGDSYVRTAYKDDANYSNQLLVDSDYKVDYPAPAPGTFMFDFSDEGDFLSIVSSDGKPLFPMWDCRAVDGKYEIVEITENSLTLYFKGGEGFAQALTFIPEGYVKPTVTFSASVEAGTGPNVYVASLADVVIPAGNSVSGYTVDFGDGSAVMEEGDYTASIEHTYMRKGAYNVTVVVMSSAGDFTTSQIVDVAEHHPDYVEFILDEMVMYNDFSEVELAPVLGENCALNIVDNPDAIYPNRSSKVAFYSKENNEWANANLKLSAGFRFDLRLQSVFKLKVYGKAGDVVLLKLENTDRGGNAWQTGVELTYTIQADNTWEVVEYDFAGVGAGFDWTGDIFTGDVTTDDNFNHDFYNIIRIMLNPGVGSGVHEFYFDELAGPHVEGVKSGRVN